One Tamlana carrageenivorans genomic region harbors:
- a CDS encoding SRPBCC family protein: protein MKALKYILLLLLIIFIGTAMYIAVQPNEFSFSRSKIIKAPASLLYNKVNDYKNWPDFSPWIEKEPHATLTYEDKTAGVDAGYSWSGEILGEGKMKTISVDKNKAISQKITFVKPFKSQSDINWSFEDTDEGTKVTWAMQGKQDFMTKMHTTFAGSIEENTSPDFERGLFKLDSIVTADMQKYSVTVNGITEHGGGFYIYNTTSCKISEISNKMQDMMPKVSAFAKQHHIKMAGAPFVQYLKWDVANNAAIFSCCIPTTERVITTEDHILTGHMESFKAVKTTLKGSYDNLKEAWDTAMKYIPENGFEFTENGPMLEAYLTDPSNTENPAEWITEIYIAVK, encoded by the coding sequence ATGAAAGCACTTAAATACATTCTTTTACTTTTATTAATTATTTTTATTGGTACAGCTATGTATATTGCTGTGCAACCCAATGAATTTAGTTTTAGTAGAAGTAAAATTATTAAAGCTCCCGCTTCACTACTGTATAATAAAGTTAACGACTATAAAAATTGGCCAGACTTTTCGCCATGGATAGAAAAGGAACCTCACGCAACCCTCACTTACGAAGATAAAACTGCCGGCGTTGATGCTGGATATTCTTGGTCTGGTGAGATTTTAGGCGAAGGCAAAATGAAAACAATTTCGGTTGATAAAAATAAAGCCATTTCACAAAAAATAACTTTCGTTAAACCTTTTAAATCCCAATCTGATATTAATTGGTCTTTTGAAGACACAGATGAAGGCACCAAAGTAACTTGGGCTATGCAAGGGAAACAAGATTTTATGACAAAAATGCACACCACTTTTGCTGGTTCTATTGAAGAAAACACTTCTCCAGATTTTGAGCGAGGTCTTTTCAAACTGGATAGTATTGTTACAGCCGATATGCAAAAATACAGTGTAACGGTAAATGGCATTACAGAACATGGAGGAGGCTTTTACATTTACAATACAACTTCATGCAAAATCTCTGAAATATCAAATAAAATGCAAGACATGATGCCTAAAGTTAGTGCTTTTGCAAAGCAACACCACATCAAAATGGCTGGTGCGCCTTTTGTTCAATATCTTAAATGGGACGTTGCAAATAATGCCGCTATCTTTTCTTGTTGTATTCCTACTACAGAAAGAGTTATCACTACAGAAGATCATATTCTAACAGGCCATATGGAATCATTTAAAGCTGTTAAAACGACTTTAAAAGGCAGCTACGACAACTTAAAAGAAGCATGGGATACAGCCATGAAATACATTCCTGAAAATGGTTTCGAATTTACTGAAAATGGCCCTATGCTTGAAGCATACCTCACCGACCCAAGTAATACTGAAAACCCAGCCGAATGGATTACCGAAATCTACATAGCCGTGAAATAA
- a CDS encoding DUF1684 domain-containing protein: MKKLKLVFLGVLVCLTSCNQKIRPIKGDTPYQRQQNADFKDVTKSPLKPSDLKVFQGLDFFKHDSTYRVHAYLKCTPDTKWFKMKTTTDRLSDERIYGVLSFELKGESFNLNVYQGKDLMTQEGFEDYLFLPFLDETNGVETYGGGRYIDVRIPTGDSLIIDFNKAYNPYCAYNEAYSCPIVPRENYLKTRVEAGVKAFKKD; encoded by the coding sequence ATGAAGAAATTAAAACTTGTTTTCCTTGGGGTTTTAGTCTGTTTGACAAGTTGCAACCAGAAAATACGACCTATAAAAGGGGATACGCCTTATCAAAGACAGCAAAATGCCGATTTTAAGGATGTAACCAAATCACCTTTAAAACCTAGTGACCTTAAAGTTTTTCAAGGCCTTGATTTTTTTAAGCACGATTCGACCTATAGGGTTCATGCCTATTTAAAGTGCACTCCGGATACGAAATGGTTTAAAATGAAAACGACTACAGATCGCCTTTCTGATGAGCGTATTTATGGGGTTTTATCTTTTGAATTAAAAGGGGAATCATTCAACTTAAACGTATACCAAGGGAAGGATCTCATGACTCAAGAAGGATTTGAGGATTATTTGTTTTTGCCTTTTTTAGATGAAACTAATGGGGTTGAAACTTATGGTGGTGGCCGTTATATTGATGTCAGGATTCCAACGGGAGATTCCCTAATAATTGATTTCAATAAAGCTTATAATCCCTATTGCGCTTACAATGAGGCTTATTCTTGTCCGATTGTGCCAAGAGAAAATTATCTAAAAACTAGAGTTGAAGCTGGCGTGAAAGCCTTTAAAAAGGATTAA
- a CDS encoding YpdA family putative bacillithiol disulfide reductase, with amino-acid sequence MKVNQFDIIIVGGGPIGIACALECKKRGWSYVVIEKGALTNSLFNYPKNMTFFSTSEKLEIDDIPFISNNPKPNRDEALEYYRRVTTSNQLNMHLFETVLAIEKTKPNEFSIKTDKSTYFSKYTIVCTGFYDIPKMLDIPGENLKKVTHYYKEAHQYALQDVLVVGASNSAVDAALEIWRKGGRVTMVIRGESIGERVKYWVRPDIINRIEEGSITAYFNAFIKEIKEQEVVIDTVNEEIIIPNDFVIALTGYLPNFKLLESSGIKLSKDGKNRPYYDAETMVSNVEGLYLAGVVCGGNETHKWFIENSRVHARRIAKHLETLSI; translated from the coding sequence TTGAAAGTAAATCAATTTGATATTATTATCGTTGGTGGTGGCCCCATAGGCATCGCCTGTGCATTAGAATGTAAAAAAAGAGGTTGGAGCTATGTGGTTATTGAAAAGGGAGCCTTAACCAATTCGCTGTTTAATTACCCTAAAAACATGACGTTTTTTTCAACTTCAGAAAAACTTGAAATTGATGACATTCCGTTTATAAGTAATAATCCTAAACCTAATAGAGATGAAGCTTTAGAGTACTACAGGCGGGTAACCACTTCAAATCAATTAAACATGCATTTGTTTGAAACCGTACTTGCTATTGAAAAAACAAAACCTAATGAATTTAGTATAAAAACGGACAAATCCACATATTTTTCTAAATACACTATAGTCTGCACGGGGTTTTATGACATTCCTAAAATGCTTGATATTCCTGGTGAAAATCTTAAGAAAGTCACTCATTATTACAAAGAAGCACACCAATATGCACTGCAAGATGTTCTTGTTGTTGGGGCGAGCAATTCGGCTGTAGATGCTGCTTTAGAAATTTGGCGTAAAGGCGGACGTGTCACTATGGTTATTAGAGGAGAAAGCATTGGGGAACGTGTGAAATACTGGGTGCGTCCAGATATTATTAATAGAATTGAAGAAGGCAGTATTACGGCTTATTTTAACGCTTTTATTAAAGAAATAAAAGAGCAAGAGGTGGTTATCGACACCGTTAATGAGGAAATAATTATACCTAACGATTTTGTAATCGCATTAACAGGCTACCTGCCTAATTTTAAACTCTTAGAGAGCAGTGGTATAAAGCTTTCAAAAGATGGTAAAAACAGACCATATTACGATGCAGAAACGATGGTTTCGAACGTTGAAGGCCTCTATTTGGCTGGTGTGGTTTGTGGAGGAAACGAAACCCATAAATGGTTTATAGAAAACTCTCGAGTTCATGCCAGACGCATCGCAAAACATCTTGAAACACTATCCATATAA
- a CDS encoding VOC family protein, which translates to MNLNQVTVPSLNVAKSVAFYKTLGLKLIVFTHSKYTRFECPDGDATFSIHQVERLSDNSGIMVYFEEQNLDETVEYLINKGMEFNQLPTDRSWLWREAQLNDPDGNRIILYHAGKNRKNPPRRLA; encoded by the coding sequence ATGAATTTAAATCAAGTTACTGTCCCCTCATTGAATGTCGCAAAATCGGTAGCATTTTATAAAACGCTAGGCTTAAAGTTGATTGTTTTCACACATTCTAAATACACGAGGTTTGAATGTCCTGATGGTGATGCAACTTTCTCGATACACCAAGTTGAACGCCTTTCGGATAATTCTGGAATTATGGTTTATTTTGAAGAACAAAACTTGGATGAGACTGTAGAATATTTAATTAATAAAGGCATGGAGTTTAACCAACTGCCTACAGACAGGTCTTGGTTGTGGCGAGAAGCCCAACTTAACGATCCAGATGGCAACCGTATTATTTTGTACCATGCTGGTAAAAACAGAAAAAATCCACCAAGACGCCTTGCATAG
- a CDS encoding Lrp/AsnC family transcriptional regulator codes for MIVDSLNRKILKCLQENARLSNAEIGRRVGVSSPAVSERIKKMEDLGIIEGYKTIVSPFEIGYQLKAIITLRAFMGKLRPFLDKVKTYDEVINCYRITGDENIVMEVVLKNQKHLETFIDQLITYGESKTQIVLSNVVKQKEVTPIK; via the coding sequence ATGATAGTTGATAGTCTTAATCGAAAAATTTTAAAATGTTTACAGGAAAATGCAAGGCTTTCTAATGCCGAAATTGGAAGGCGGGTAGGTGTAAGTTCTCCCGCAGTTTCAGAGCGCATCAAAAAGATGGAAGACCTGGGTATTATAGAAGGCTACAAAACCATAGTTTCCCCTTTCGAGATCGGCTACCAACTTAAAGCGATTATCACCTTAAGAGCATTTATGGGGAAATTAAGACCCTTTTTAGATAAAGTAAAAACCTATGATGAGGTGATAAACTGTTACCGAATTACAGGCGATGAAAATATAGTGATGGAAGTGGTTTTGAAAAATCAAAAGCATCTAGAGACTTTTATAGATCAGTTGATTACTTATGGTGAATCTAAAACTCAAATTGTATTATCGAACGTGGTAAAACAAAAAGAAGTAACTCCTATTAAATAG
- a CDS encoding methylmalonyl-CoA mutase family protein yields the protein MNQQAIYKPKNKIRIVTAASLFDGHDASINVMRRIIQATGVEVIHLGHDRSVEEVVNTALQEDVNAICLTSYQGGHNEYFKYMFDLLKEKGAGHIKIFGGGGGVILPSEIKDLMDYGITRIYSPDDGREMGLQGMINDLVQQSDFAIGHGLDVHLEDIQSKSVKDIARVISSAENFPEIAKATLDKIHSINKTSKTPVLGITGTGGAGKSSLVDELVRRYLLDFPNKTIGIISVDPSKRKTGGALLGDRIRMNAINSERVYMRSLATRQSNLALSKHVNEAIEVLKAANYDLIILETSGIGQSDTEIIEHSDVSLYVMTPEFGAATQLEKIDMLDFADLVAINKFDKRGALDALRDVKKQYMRNNLLWETPQEDLPVFGTIASQFNDPGMNTLYLAIINKLVEKTEADLKSNLVESLSNSEKIFVIPPARTRYLSEISENNRAYDKKANEQVEIAQKLYGIFKTICTVVDVTKKEDELSFMGKLGLGLDEANVLKLGPAENHEFLKLLIAEFDRLKMNLDPFNWEILTGWDAKVNRYKNPIYSFKVRDKEIKIETHTESLSHTQIPKVAFPKYQAWGDILRWCLQENVPGEFPFTSGLYPFKRKGEDPARMFAGEGSPERTNKRFHYVSQGMPAKRLSTAFDSVTLYGNDPDIRPDIYGKIGNAGVSICCLDDAKKLYSGFNLADAMTSVSMTINGPAPMLLGYFMNAAIDQQCEIYIKENGLEDTVEAKLEELYKKEARPKYNGSLPEENNGLGLMLLGVTGDQVLPKEVYHSIKANTIAQVRGTVQADILKEDQAQNTCIFSTEFALRLMGDVQEYFIENNVRNFYSVSISGYHIAEAGANPITQLALTLSNGFTYVEYYLSRGMDINKFGPNLSFFFSNGIDPEYAVIGRVARKIWAKAMKHKYGANERAQMLKYHIQTSGRSLHAQEIDFNDIRTTLQALYAIYDNCNSLHTNAYDEAITTPTEESVRRAMAIQLIINKELGLAKNENPIQGSFIIEELTDLVEEAVLVEFDRINERGGVLGAMETMYQRSKIQEESLYYETLKHNGDFPIIGVNTFLSSKGSPTVLPAEVIRATEEEKQLQIKTLKNLHEAHNTTDLLKDLQLKAVQNENIFDALMEVCKVCSLGEITEALFEVGGQYRRNM from the coding sequence ATGAACCAGCAAGCAATATACAAGCCAAAAAATAAAATTAGAATCGTAACTGCAGCCTCCCTGTTCGATGGGCATGATGCCTCAATAAACGTAATGCGTCGAATCATTCAAGCCACTGGTGTTGAGGTGATTCATCTAGGTCATGATCGCAGTGTTGAAGAAGTGGTTAATACCGCCCTTCAGGAAGATGTGAATGCTATTTGTTTAACCTCTTATCAAGGTGGTCACAATGAATATTTTAAATACATGTTCGATCTTTTAAAGGAAAAAGGTGCTGGACATATCAAGATTTTTGGCGGCGGCGGCGGCGTTATCTTACCTTCAGAAATTAAAGACTTAATGGATTATGGCATCACCCGTATTTATTCACCTGATGATGGCCGTGAAATGGGACTGCAAGGAATGATAAACGATTTGGTACAGCAATCTGATTTTGCGATTGGGCATGGGCTTGATGTACATTTAGAGGATATTCAAAGTAAATCGGTTAAAGATATCGCTCGTGTTATTTCTTCCGCTGAAAATTTTCCAGAAATAGCTAAAGCTACTTTAGATAAAATTCATTCTATAAATAAAACTTCAAAAACACCAGTTCTGGGAATTACAGGTACAGGAGGTGCTGGAAAATCTAGTTTGGTCGATGAACTCGTTCGACGTTATTTATTAGATTTCCCTAATAAAACCATAGGTATCATTTCGGTAGATCCTTCTAAACGTAAAACTGGTGGTGCGCTTCTAGGGGATCGTATTCGAATGAATGCCATAAATAGTGAGCGCGTTTATATGCGTAGTTTAGCCACAAGGCAATCCAATCTGGCGCTTTCTAAGCATGTAAATGAAGCCATTGAGGTTTTAAAAGCAGCAAATTATGATTTAATTATTTTAGAAACTTCGGGAATCGGACAATCAGATACCGAAATAATTGAACACTCCGATGTGTCACTTTATGTGATGACTCCCGAATTTGGTGCCGCCACACAATTAGAAAAAATTGATATGCTCGATTTTGCCGATTTAGTTGCCATTAATAAATTTGATAAAAGAGGCGCTTTAGATGCTTTACGTGATGTGAAAAAGCAATATATGCGTAATAATTTGCTGTGGGAGACGCCTCAAGAAGATTTACCCGTTTTTGGAACGATTGCCTCTCAGTTTAACGACCCTGGAATGAATACTTTATATCTGGCTATTATTAATAAGTTGGTTGAAAAAACAGAAGCAGATTTAAAATCAAACCTGGTTGAATCTCTAAGTAACAGTGAGAAAATTTTTGTAATTCCTCCTGCTAGAACCCGTTATTTATCTGAAATATCTGAAAATAATAGAGCTTATGATAAAAAGGCTAACGAACAAGTTGAAATAGCTCAAAAACTCTATGGAATTTTTAAAACGATTTGTACGGTAGTTGATGTTACTAAGAAAGAAGACGAACTATCTTTTATGGGAAAGTTGGGCCTCGGCCTCGATGAAGCTAATGTTTTAAAACTTGGCCCTGCTGAAAACCACGAGTTTTTAAAACTACTTATAGCCGAATTTGATCGCCTAAAAATGAATTTAGATCCGTTCAATTGGGAGATCCTAACGGGGTGGGATGCTAAAGTTAATAGGTATAAAAACCCTATTTATAGTTTCAAGGTGCGTGATAAAGAAATTAAAATTGAAACCCACACCGAATCCCTTTCGCATACTCAAATACCGAAGGTGGCATTCCCAAAGTACCAAGCTTGGGGTGACATACTTCGTTGGTGTTTGCAAGAAAACGTTCCAGGAGAGTTTCCTTTTACTTCTGGATTGTATCCTTTTAAAAGAAAAGGGGAAGACCCAGCGCGTATGTTTGCAGGCGAAGGAAGCCCAGAACGTACCAATAAACGTTTTCATTATGTAAGTCAGGGTATGCCAGCAAAGCGCTTGTCTACAGCTTTTGATAGTGTCACACTTTATGGAAACGACCCTGATATTAGACCAGATATTTATGGTAAAATTGGTAATGCAGGCGTTTCTATTTGCTGTTTAGATGATGCTAAAAAGTTGTATTCCGGTTTTAATTTGGCCGATGCTATGACCTCAGTGAGTATGACTATAAATGGCCCTGCACCCATGTTATTAGGATATTTTATGAATGCAGCCATAGATCAGCAATGTGAAATTTACATCAAAGAAAATGGTTTAGAGGATACTGTTGAAGCGAAATTAGAGGAATTATATAAAAAGGAAGCGCGTCCTAAATACAACGGTAGCTTACCTGAAGAGAACAACGGTTTAGGTTTGATGCTTTTGGGTGTAACAGGTGATCAGGTTTTACCTAAAGAAGTGTATCATTCTATTAAAGCCAATACCATTGCTCAAGTTCGCGGCACTGTACAAGCTGATATTTTAAAGGAAGATCAAGCACAAAATACTTGCATTTTCTCAACCGAATTTGCTTTGCGTTTAATGGGCGATGTTCAAGAGTATTTTATAGAGAACAATGTTCGTAATTTTTATTCGGTGTCTATTTCAGGCTATCATATCGCCGAAGCAGGAGCGAATCCTATTACCCAGTTGGCGTTGACTTTATCCAACGGCTTTACTTATGTGGAGTATTATTTAAGCCGTGGTATGGATATCAATAAATTTGGTCCGAATTTATCTTTCTTTTTCTCTAATGGTATCGATCCAGAATATGCCGTTATTGGTCGTGTAGCGCGTAAAATATGGGCAAAAGCCATGAAGCATAAGTATGGGGCTAATGAAAGAGCTCAAATGCTTAAATATCATATTCAAACTTCAGGACGTAGTTTACATGCTCAGGAAATTGATTTTAATGACATTCGAACCACACTTCAAGCCCTTTATGCGATTTATGATAACTGTAACTCCTTACATACCAATGCTTACGATGAAGCCATTACAACACCAACTGAAGAGTCGGTGCGTCGTGCCATGGCTATTCAGCTTATAATTAATAAAGAGCTTGGGCTGGCTAAAAATGAAAACCCCATTCAAGGTTCTTTTATAATTGAAGAATTAACCGATTTAGTAGAAGAAGCCGTTCTTGTTGAGTTCGATAGAATCAATGAACGAGGTGGCGTATTAGGAGCTATGGAAACCATGTACCAACGCAGTAAAATTCAAGAAGAAAGTTTGTATTACGAAACGTTAAAACACAATGGTGATTTTCCAATAATTGGTGTGAATACTTTTTTAAGCAGTAAAGGGTCTCCAACAGTTTTACCAGCAGAAGTTATTCGTGCTACCGAAGAAGAAAAACAACTTCAAATTAAAACGTTGAAGAACTTGCATGAAGCTCATAACACCACCGATTTGTTAAAGGATTTACAGCTAAAGGCCGTTCAAAATGAAAATATTTTTGATGCGCTTATGGAAGTATGTAAAGTTTGTTCTTTAGGAGAAATTACTGAAGCCTTATTTGAAGTCGGTGGCCAGTACAGACGAAATATGTAG
- the purU gene encoding formyltetrahydrofolate deformylase codes for MNKITILIHCKDKPNIIASITNFIANKGGNIVYIDQYVDREQDIFFMRLESEFVSDTFSTLDFKTDFKSELAETFKMKWRIYSSEKKPKMALFISKYDHCLYDLLGRYNSGELNLEIPFIISNHNDLEHIAKNFNIPFYHIPVTKETKKEAEDKQLELLLEHKIDFIVLARYMQIVSDKLINQYQNKIINIHHSFLPAFIGAKPYHSAYKRGVKIIGATSHYVTEELDAGPIIEQDVTRVSHTHAISDLIAKGRDLEKVVLANAVKLHANRKVMVYNNKTVIFT; via the coding sequence ATGAATAAAATAACCATATTAATACATTGTAAAGACAAACCAAATATCATTGCATCAATCACAAATTTTATTGCGAATAAAGGGGGTAACATTGTTTACATCGACCAATATGTTGATCGGGAGCAAGATATTTTCTTTATGCGATTGGAAAGTGAATTTGTTTCTGATACATTCTCTACACTAGACTTTAAAACTGATTTCAAAAGTGAGCTAGCGGAAACTTTTAAAATGAAATGGCGCATTTATTCTTCTGAGAAAAAGCCGAAAATGGCTTTATTTATTTCAAAATACGACCATTGTTTATATGATTTATTAGGAAGGTATAACTCTGGTGAACTCAATCTGGAAATACCTTTTATTATCAGTAACCACAACGATTTGGAGCATATCGCTAAAAATTTCAACATTCCTTTCTACCACATCCCGGTAACTAAAGAAACTAAAAAGGAGGCTGAAGACAAACAGTTGGAGTTACTTTTAGAACATAAAATAGACTTTATCGTATTGGCCAGGTACATGCAAATTGTATCTGACAAACTGATCAATCAATACCAAAATAAAATTATAAACATTCACCATTCGTTTTTACCAGCGTTTATTGGTGCTAAACCCTACCATTCTGCTTACAAACGAGGTGTTAAAATTATAGGTGCCACCAGCCATTATGTCACAGAAGAATTAGATGCAGGACCTATTATAGAACAGGATGTTACCCGCGTATCGCATACACATGCTATTTCCGACCTGATAGCTAAAGGGCGTGATTTAGAAAAAGTCGTTCTTGCTAACGCCGTAAAACTACACGCCAATAGAAAAGTTATGGTTTATAATAATAAGACCGTAATTTTCACATAA
- a CDS encoding DUF4197 domain-containing protein → MIRKILAITLLINLTACAELHEVAKQLPQTQTNIPNSTIGNADIAAGLRQALDLGIEKQVSKLTQTNGFYGNEMVKILLPKELQKVDDGLRKIGLGNLADEGLKALNRAAEDAVKEATPIFVDAVKGITFNDAKSILVGSDNAATQYLSSKTETSLYNKFNPVIKNSFSKVGADKIWSNLINKYNSIPFTDDVNPDLTDYVTGEALKGVFTMIEVEEKEIRTQYSSRTTDLLKKVFALQG, encoded by the coding sequence ATGATACGCAAAATTCTAGCCATTACCTTGTTAATAAACCTAACTGCTTGTGCCGAACTGCATGAAGTAGCCAAGCAATTACCTCAAACACAAACCAATATTCCAAACAGCACTATTGGAAACGCTGATATAGCTGCTGGTTTAAGGCAAGCTTTAGATTTAGGTATAGAAAAACAAGTATCAAAACTTACTCAAACCAATGGTTTTTACGGAAATGAGATGGTTAAAATTTTATTACCAAAGGAATTACAAAAGGTTGATGATGGCCTAAGAAAAATAGGGTTAGGAAACCTCGCTGATGAAGGACTAAAAGCACTTAACCGAGCTGCTGAAGATGCCGTAAAGGAAGCTACACCCATCTTTGTAGATGCTGTAAAGGGCATTACATTTAATGATGCTAAAAGCATATTAGTTGGAAGTGACAATGCCGCAACACAATACTTAAGTTCTAAAACAGAAACCTCCTTGTATAATAAATTTAATCCTGTGATTAAAAATTCCTTTAGCAAAGTAGGCGCCGATAAAATCTGGTCTAATTTAATTAACAAATACAACAGTATTCCTTTTACAGATGACGTTAACCCCGATTTAACCGACTATGTGACAGGTGAAGCTTTAAAAGGTGTTTTCACGATGATTGAAGTAGAAGAAAAAGAAATTAGAACACAATACTCATCTAGAACCACAGATTTATTAAAGAAGGTGTTTGCTTTACAAGGCTAA
- a CDS encoding Lacal_2735 family protein, with product MKRLDAIKLHQDKLHRDYKVLVEQAYNFRQTDSELSDISEYRAIKLLNKLNRLKYLYRDREKQQSIT from the coding sequence TTGAAACGTCTAGACGCCATAAAACTTCATCAAGATAAACTCCACAGAGACTATAAGGTTCTAGTTGAGCAGGCGTATAATTTTCGACAAACCGATTCAGAACTTAGTGATATTTCAGAATATCGCGCCATAAAACTGCTAAACAAACTCAACAGGTTAAAATATCTATATAGAGATCGAGAAAAGCAGCAATCAATAACCTAA
- a CDS encoding Lacal_2735 family protein, with amino-acid sequence MNTSFIKTQQSKLLNTYKQLMEQAYNFRQMDAALSDILEFKALKLLNELNRLNFLNSNQLIYCKI; translated from the coding sequence ATGAATACGTCATTTATAAAAACACAACAAAGTAAATTATTAAACACTTACAAACAGCTTATGGAACAAGCTTATAATTTTAGACAAATGGACGCTGCTCTGAGCGATATTTTAGAGTTTAAAGCCCTTAAGTTGCTTAACGAATTAAATCGTTTAAACTTTTTAAACTCAAATCAATTGATATACTGTAAGATATAA
- a CDS encoding ABC transporter substrate-binding protein: protein MEFKDQLHRVISLEGGSKRIISLVPSQTELLCDLGLQDALVGITKFCIHPKELRKKVTVIGGTKQIHLDKIKSLNPDIILCNKEENTKEIVEACEGICKVHVSDIYNLEDSLNLIAQYGALFNCQLKAEKIVETIKAEFNEFQDFVKDKPVVSVAYFIWKSPWMAAANHTFINYLLNINKFENIFGHLERYPEIEPNKLDTGRAPEFVLLSSEPFPFKEIHKNKSQEIFPKSKAILVDGEMFSWYGSRLMAAFKYFKTLRLNLHTQL, encoded by the coding sequence ATGGAGTTTAAAGATCAACTGCATAGAGTAATTTCTTTAGAAGGGGGCTCTAAGCGAATCATTTCATTAGTGCCTAGTCAAACCGAATTGCTTTGTGATTTAGGTTTGCAAGATGCATTAGTGGGAATAACCAAATTTTGTATTCACCCCAAAGAGCTGCGTAAAAAGGTTACTGTTATTGGGGGGACCAAGCAAATTCATCTTGATAAAATCAAGTCACTAAATCCGGATATCATTCTTTGTAATAAAGAGGAGAATACTAAGGAAATTGTAGAAGCGTGTGAAGGTATTTGCAAGGTACATGTGTCCGATATCTATAATTTAGAAGATAGCTTAAATTTAATCGCACAATATGGCGCGCTATTTAATTGCCAATTAAAAGCGGAAAAAATTGTTGAAACTATTAAAGCAGAGTTTAATGAATTTCAAGACTTTGTAAAGGATAAACCTGTTGTTTCAGTTGCTTATTTTATTTGGAAATCTCCTTGGATGGCAGCCGCAAATCATACATTTATAAACTATTTATTGAACATAAATAAGTTTGAAAACATATTCGGTCACTTAGAAAGATATCCTGAAATAGAACCTAATAAATTAGATACCGGTAGAGCGCCTGAATTTGTCTTGTTATCCTCAGAGCCTTTTCCTTTTAAGGAAATTCATAAGAATAAGTCACAAGAAATTTTTCCCAAAAGTAAAGCTATACTTGTAGATGGGGAAATGTTTTCTTGGTATGGATCAAGGCTCATGGCGGCGTTTAAGTATTTTAAAACGCTCCGTTTAAATCTTCATACTCAACTTTAG
- the pyrF gene encoding orotidine-5'-phosphate decarboxylase, giving the protein MTTSQLIQEIKRKKSFLCIGLDVDLNKIPKHLLEEEDPIFAFNKAIIDATHHLCVAYKPNTAFYEAYGLKGWKALEKTINYLNENHPEIFTIADAKRGDIGNTSTMYAKAFFEDLAFDSVTVAPYMGKDSVEPFLAFENKHTILLALTSNQGAFDFQTKTVDGKEVYKQVLETSKTWVNSENLMYVVGATKAEYLVDIRKIIPNSFLLVPGVGAQGGNLQDVCKYGMNDTVGLLINSSRGIIYASNDTDFAASAAQKSEELQKEMADILDASSF; this is encoded by the coding sequence ATGACAACAAGTCAACTTATTCAGGAAATTAAAAGAAAGAAATCCTTTTTATGTATAGGATTGGATGTCGATTTAAATAAAATTCCGAAACACCTTCTGGAAGAAGAAGATCCTATTTTTGCCTTCAACAAAGCCATAATTGATGCGACGCATCATTTGTGCGTAGCGTACAAACCCAATACGGCTTTTTATGAAGCTTATGGGTTAAAAGGTTGGAAAGCTTTAGAAAAAACGATCAATTATTTAAATGAAAACCATCCTGAAATCTTTACAATTGCCGATGCGAAACGTGGTGATATAGGGAATACGAGTACGATGTATGCCAAAGCTTTTTTCGAAGATTTAGCCTTCGATTCGGTAACCGTAGCACCTTATATGGGCAAAGATTCCGTAGAGCCATTTTTAGCTTTTGAAAATAAGCATACCATTCTTTTAGCCCTAACATCCAACCAAGGGGCGTTTGATTTTCAAACCAAAACGGTTGATGGTAAAGAGGTTTACAAACAGGTGTTAGAAACTTCTAAAACCTGGGTAAATTCAGAAAACTTGATGTACGTGGTTGGAGCTACTAAAGCTGAATATTTAGTAGATATCAGAAAAATTATTCCAAACAGTTTCTTGTTAGTACCAGGAGTTGGAGCTCAAGGCGGAAATTTACAGGACGTTTGTAAATACGGTATGAATGACACTGTGGGGTTACTTATAAACTCATCAAGAGGTATCATTTATGCTTCAAATGATACTGACTTTGCAGCGTCAGCAGCCCAAAAATCTGAAGAACTTCAAAAGGAAATGGCTGATATCTTAGATGCGTCATCATTTTAA